A section of the Humulus lupulus chromosome 2, drHumLupu1.1, whole genome shotgun sequence genome encodes:
- the LOC133815435 gene encoding uncharacterized protein LOC133815435, which translates to MMREMMQKFSDGRSAYATEHLDLVSRTTERSPFSEWILNEPKPRDFIIPSLPAFNGKGDPLNHLFQFQQKMALEANNEAIQCKVFSTTFSGPALLWFQQLKAGSLNSFSDLRRSFLQQYSANREAPRTMADLYRIEQGENEHPKAYLQRFIDLVHQIHDVDPLTAANLFVKSLHVGSLLHENLTMTPPYDMADVQTRAEGVFRVLEFRERAQKKTALISAPPANNPPPPARDDKRKRNQIDHTKEGKRTGSTSIVVPILRIHRPARSHL; encoded by the coding sequence ATGATGAGGGaaatgatgcagaagttctcAGATGGGCGATCCGCCTACGCCACCGAACATTTGGATCTTGTAtcgagaaccactgaaagatcgCCTTTCTCGGAATGGATTCTGAATGAGCCAAAGCCTCGGGACTTCATCATCCCTTCCCTGCCTGCATTCAATGGAAAGGGAGACCCGCTAAACCACCTATTTCAATTTCAACAAAAGATGGCGTTAGAAGCTAATAACGAAGCCATACAATGCAAAGTCTTTTCAACAACTTTCTCCGGGCCGGCTTTATTATGGTTCCAACAATTAAAGGCCGGATCACTCAACAGTTTTAGTGATCTCCGACGGTCCTTCTTACAGCAGTACAGTGCGAACCGAGAGGCTCCCAGAACAATGGCCGATCTCTATCGAATTGAACAAGGGGAGAATGAACATCCAAAGGCATACTTACAGCGTTTCATTGACCTCGTGCATCAAATCCACGACGTCGACCCACTCACCGCAGCAAATCTCTTCGTCAAAAGCTTGCATGTGGGGTCACTCTTGCATGAGAATCTCACTATGACACCACCATACGACATGGCAGACGTGCAGACCCGAGCCGAGGGCGTCTTCAGGGTATTAGAATTTCGAGAGCGCGCACAGAAGAAGACTGCACTCATCTCTGCTCCCCCAGCGAATAATCCTCCACCACCTGCCAGGGATGACAAGAGGAAGCGGAACCAAATAGATCATACGAAGGAAGGAAAAAGGACAGGATCAACATCCATCGTGGTACCCATCCTTCGAATACACCGTCCCGCAAGAAgtcatttatga